From the genome of Phycodurus eques isolate BA_2022a chromosome 22, UOR_Pequ_1.1, whole genome shotgun sequence, one region includes:
- the dram1 gene encoding DNA damage-regulated autophagy modulator protein 1 isoform X2, with product MWWLTQGSCALPVFLVVWSSSTFIVSYVIAVLRRDVDVLFPYISDTGANPPESCIFGLMTFVSACAGMATVYSRFKFVEKLSEAASARLNKTSLVLGMLACLGMCVVATFQETTVTAVHDIGALLFFVSGVLYILLQSVISYRAFPCSSSAAVCRARLAVAVVASLAFFPTVICAFFVKQMDLHRDTGSKDYPFHMASAVCEWIVAFSFICFFLTYIDDFKLFTLRVKAELL from the exons ATGTGGTGGCTCACGCAAGGCTCGTGCGCGTTGCCCGTCTTTCTGGTGGTGTGGTCCTCGTCCACGTTCATCGTGTCCTACGTCATCGCGGTGCTCAGACGCGACGTGGACGTGCTGTTCCCTTACATCAG TGACACAGGAGCGAACCCACCAGAGAGCTGCATCTTCGGCTTGATGACGTTCGTGTCTGCATGCGCAG gcATGGCGACCGTTTACAGCAGGTTCAAGTTTGTGGAGAAGCTGAGCGAGGCGGCGAGCGCGCGGCTGAACAAGACTTCGCTGGTGCTGGGAATGCTCGCCTGCTTGGGAATGTGCGTGGTCGCCACGTTCCAG GAGACGACGGTGACGGCGGTTCACGACATCGGGGCCTTGCTGTTCTTCGTCTCGGGCGTCCTCTACATCCTCCTGCAGTCCGTCATTTCCTACCGGGCGTTCCCGTGCAGCTCGTCGGCGGCGGTGTGCCGGGCGCGGCTGGCCGTGGCCGTCGTCGCCTCTCTGGCCTTCTTCCCGA CTGTCATTTGCGCGTTTTTCGTCAAGCAAATGGACCTGCACAGAGACACGGGGAGCAAG GACTATCCGTTCCACATGGCCAGCGCCGTGTGCGAGTGGATCGTGGCCTTCAGCTTCATCTGCTTCTTCCTCACCTACATTGACGACTTTAAA CTGTTTACGTTGCGGGTCAAGGCCGAGCTGCTGTAG
- the dram1 gene encoding DNA damage-regulated autophagy modulator protein 1 isoform X1 → MRGFRPTAAMYTTYSSRFYIYFFWLIIHVVDSLDVRYRSHRTACHSFSVTRSRNQRSQRSFVFIMRSLGHKRLASAFGGKRKANENGLRPQKTKTAPACVRAGMATVYSRFKFVEKLSEAASARLNKTSLVLGMLACLGMCVVATFQETTVTAVHDIGALLFFVSGVLYILLQSVISYRAFPCSSSAAVCRARLAVAVVASLAFFPTVICAFFVKQMDLHRDTGSKDYPFHMASAVCEWIVAFSFICFFLTYIDDFKLFTLRVKAELL, encoded by the exons atgcgAGGCTTCCGCCCTACAGCTGCGATGTATACTACTTATTCATcaagattttatatatattttttttggctcATCATTCATGTCGTTGATTCGCTTGACGTCCGATACCGTTCGCACCGTACCGCGTGTCATTCCTTTTCTGTCACGCGTTCCCGGAATCAACGCAGTCAAAGGTCATTCGTATTCATCATGCGCTCTTTGGGTCACAAACGACTCGCTTCTGCTTTTGGAGGAAAACGAAAGGCGAACGAGAACGGCCTCAGGCCCCAAAAAACGAAAACTGcacctgcgtgcgtgcgtgcaggcATGGCGACCGTTTACAGCAGGTTCAAGTTTGTGGAGAAGCTGAGCGAGGCGGCGAGCGCGCGGCTGAACAAGACTTCGCTGGTGCTGGGAATGCTCGCCTGCTTGGGAATGTGCGTGGTCGCCACGTTCCAG GAGACGACGGTGACGGCGGTTCACGACATCGGGGCCTTGCTGTTCTTCGTCTCGGGCGTCCTCTACATCCTCCTGCAGTCCGTCATTTCCTACCGGGCGTTCCCGTGCAGCTCGTCGGCGGCGGTGTGCCGGGCGCGGCTGGCCGTGGCCGTCGTCGCCTCTCTGGCCTTCTTCCCGA CTGTCATTTGCGCGTTTTTCGTCAAGCAAATGGACCTGCACAGAGACACGGGGAGCAAG GACTATCCGTTCCACATGGCCAGCGCCGTGTGCGAGTGGATCGTGGCCTTCAGCTTCATCTGCTTCTTCCTCACCTACATTGACGACTTTAAA CTGTTTACGTTGCGGGTCAAGGCCGAGCTGCTGTAG
- the anks1b gene encoding ankyrin repeat and sterile alpha motif domain-containing protein 1B isoform X7 translates to MQADARRRQRSNDNYFDDVPRSKLERQMAQVSMVSERRRREALVCISRRLIGSRRQAGEWCEPITLRPPNEATSSTPVQYWQHHPEKLIFQSCDYEAYYLGSMLVKELRGTESTHDACAKMRKSTEQMKKVPTIVLSVSYKGVKFIDATNKNIIAEHEIRNISCAAQDPEDLSTFAYITKDLKSSHHYCHVFTAFDVNLAYEIILTLGQAFEVAYQLALQARKSGHGSSTLPESFDGKPGKPVPKPRGLNVRKSMEQASMEQKGHANVPWIVEPGQEAKRGVNTKAVADAHVFYCGNQRM, encoded by the exons ATGCAGGCGGACGCGCGGCGCCGGCAGCGCAGCAACGACAACTACTTCGACGACGTGCCGCGATCCAAACTGGAGCGGCAGATGGCCCAAGTCAGCATGGTGAGCGAGCGCCGCCGCCGAGAGGCTCTCGTCTGTATCTCCCGACGCCTGATTGGCTCTCGTCGGCAGGCGGGCGAGTGGTGCGAGCCCATCACGTTGCGTCCGCCCAACGAGGCCACCTCGTCCACACCGGTTCAGTACTGGCAGCACCACCCCGAGAAGCTCATCTTCCAGTCGTGCGACTACGAAGCCTAC TACCTGGGCTCCATGCTGGTGAAGGAGCTGAGGGGCACCGAGTCCACGCACGACGCCTGTGCCAAGATGAGG AAGTCGACGGAGCAGATGAAGAAAGTGCCCACCATCGTCCTCTCCGTGTCCTACAAGGGAGTCAAGTTCATCGACGCCACGAATAAG AACATCATCGCCGAGCACGAGATCCGCAACATCTCGTGCGCCGCTCAGGACCCCGAGGACCTGTCCACCTTCGCCTACATCACCAAAGACCTCAAGTCCAGCCACCACTACTGCCACGTCTTCACCGCCTTCGACGTG AATCTGGCGTACGAGATCATCCTGACGCTGGGCCAGGCCTTCGAGGTGGCCTACCAGCTGGCCCTGCAAGCGCGCAAGAGCGGCCACGGCTCGTCCACGCTGCCCGAGAGCTTCGACGGCAAGCCCGGCAAGCCCGTGCCCAAGCCGCGCGGCCTCAACGTCCGCAAGTCG ATGGAGCAGGCGTCCATGGAGCAGAAGGGCCACGCCAACGTGCCGTGGATAGTGGAGCCGGGTCAGGAGGCCAAGAGAGGAGTCAACACCAA GGCAGTGGCGGACGCTCATGTCTTTTACTGTGGAAATCAAAGAATGTAG